A portion of the Drosophila innubila isolate TH190305 chromosome 3L unlocalized genomic scaffold, UK_Dinn_1.0 0_D_3L, whole genome shotgun sequence genome contains these proteins:
- the LOC117786602 gene encoding uncharacterized protein LOC117786602 — translation MARSWSPIVATLLLLSLSQLAAGGVMDNVNDGLKLAGQMFGINTAADVANLVAQAFSKTTTRKKPDLMSVLQQGFESQRQYEWEEQEQSQQQEGDDYQGEQQTEAENAQESPPLDQGSRRRPLQFNSVQMLTNMMRMIGFDPRKLGALALNAIVMIAQAIGSTIIQATRGGGDKDTGPEALFEPSEHQPRSLASDSPIDWFLKRPGSHTQRMLRRIMDHKLPEHVVDMIADKETTDGNEAACLKLLMCKSSPIIWGMQQSLKKRLAGEPDEHDEESYMNANMFFKYLPSLHEYKEHGVSCETRFARHCPRNLTLDKP, via the exons ATGGCAAGAAGTTGGTCGCCCATTGTGGCAACTCTGCTCCTGCTCAGTCTGAGCCAACTGGCAGCTGGCGGTGTGATGGATAATGTGAATGATGGCTTGAAGCTGGCTGGACAAATGTTTGGCATCAATACGGCCGCTGATGTGGCCAATTTGGTGGCCCAGGCATTTTCCAAGACAACAACACGCAAGAAACCCGATTTGATGAGTGTATTACAACAAGGATTCGAATCACAAAGGCAGTATGAAtgggaggagcaggagcagagtCAGCAACAAGAGGGAGATGATTATCAAGGGGAGCAGCAAACGGAGGCGGAGAATGCACAAGAGTCGCCTCCACTGGATCAAGGATCAAGACGTCGTCCATTGCAGTTCAACAGTGTTCAAATGTTGACAAATATGATGCGCATGATTGGCTTTGATCCACGTAAGCTGGGTGCACTGGCTCTCAATGCCATTGTGATGATTGCACAGGCG ATTGGCAGCACTATTATCCAAGCTACACGTGGTGGGGGCGACAAGGATACTGGACCCGAGGCTCTCTTTGAGCCCAGCGAGCATCAGCCCAGATCTTTGGCATCTGACAGTCCCATCGATTGGTTCCTCAAGCGTCCTGGATCACATACCCAGCGCATGTTGCGTCGCATCATGGATCATAAATTGCCCGAACATGTTGTCGACATGATTGCGGACAAGGAGACAACAGATGGCAACGAAGCCGCCTGCCTGAAGCTGCTCATGTGCAAGAGTTCACCCATCATTTGGGGCATGCAGCAATCTCTGAAGAAGCGTCTGGCGGGCGAACCCGACGAGCACGATGAGGAGAGTTACATGAATGCGAATATGTTcttcaaatatttgccaagTTTGCATGAATACAAAGAACACGGCGTGAGCTGTGAGACACGTTTTGCCAGGCATTGTCCGCGAAATCTAACTTTAGACAAACCATAG